One segment of Danio aesculapii chromosome 3, fDanAes4.1, whole genome shotgun sequence DNA contains the following:
- the LOC130220765 gene encoding GTPase IMAP family member 8-like: MASRESRAVVRDSAHKRSQSKEIEHPDLSSTSPLRILLLGKSVSENSRVGNLILGRSAFDSEAPPDVVERVGGRLKHRHVTLINSPQLLHTHLSDDQITQTVRECVSLSDPGPHVVLLLLQHQQCSAEDQERVEKLQDSFSERLLQHTLVLSTQEPTEPNQILQKIIQMCSNRHFSLQRSSSADHLLQAFEDIEKSNKGRHLISAAQYKDSMREQTEFNERLREERERMEREKEELQSKHEEELNRMKIQIEQLNREREELMTRHEEEKERMEMMMEEERQKQEKEKKRREEEFREREVRYKRLIKEREQKENELLEPMKLERMQRQKPEERLRREEKEEKQKSELHKRRQSPVSAQTSASETMRPKETVMKSQQPEHTLVSSLPSRWIVLLGKTGAGKRSAKNTILGQREFRSEMRVRPATSECSAAQATVSGRSVSVVDTPGFFHPFIDNEEVMMEISRSVYISSPGPHAFLIVFSVNMRFTEQELQIPQMMVKMFGEEVLKYSIILFTHGDLLEGWSVEEFIEKNNRVRSLVDQCGGRYQLLNNRDVNNREQVEDLLQKIDSMIEQNRGVHYSIQMYEDAQRFRREEEKRRPREEMERKPQEENKYKRRLRK, translated from the exons ATGGCCAGCAGAGAGAGCAGAG ctGTTGTTCGTGATTCTGCTCACAAGAGAAGTCAGAGCAAAGAGATAGAGCACCCAGACT TGAGCTCTACTTCTCCTCTGAGGATTCTTCTTCTGGGTAAAAGCGTGTCAGAAAACAGCCGTGTAGGAAACTTGATCTTGGGTCGATCAGCGTTTGACAGTGAAGCTCCTCCAGATGTTGTGGAGAGAGTCGGAGGAAGACTGAAGCACAGACACGTGACGCTCATCAACAGTCCTCAGCTGCTCCACACACACCTCTCAGATGATCAGATCACACAGACGGTCAGAGAGTGTGTGAGTCTGTCTGATCCAGGACCTCATGTGGTGCTTCTGCTTCTCCAACATCAGCAGTGTTCAGCAGAAGATCAAGAGcgtgtggagaagctgcaggacTCTTTCTCTGAGCGCCTTCTTCAACACACCCTGGTGCTCAGCACACAAGAGCCCACTGAACCCAATCAGATCCTGCAGAAGATCATCCAGATGTGCTCAAACAGACACTTCAGTCTTCAGAGAAGCAGCTCTGCTGATCATCTTCTGCAGGCCTTTGAGGACATTGAGAAGAGCAATAAGGGACGACACCTGATTTCTGCAGCTCAATACAAAGATTCAATGCGAGAACAGACTGAGTTTAATGAGAGACTGAGAGAAGAGAGGGAGaggatggagagagagaaagaggagctTCAGTCTAAACATGAAGAGGAACTAAACAGGATGAAGATCCAGATTGAGCAACTAAACAGAGAAAGAGAAGAACTGATGACGAGACAtgaagaagagaaagagagaatggAGATGATGATGGAGGAGGAACGACAGAAACAGGAGAAAGAGAAGAAGAGGAGAGAAGAAGAGTTCAGAGAGAGAGAAGTGCGATATAAAAGACTGATTAAAGAACGAGAGCAGAAGGAGAATGAACTGCTTGAACCGATGAAGCTGGAGCGAATGCAGAGACAGAAACCAGAGGAACGactgagaagagaagagaaagaaGAGAAACAGAAATCTGAACTTCATAAGAGACGCCAAAGTCCAGTTAGTGCTCAGACATCAG CAAGTGAAACAATGCGACCTAAGGAAACTGTAATGAAGAGCCAACAGCCAGAACACACTCTAGTCTCCAGTCTCCCATCCAGATGGATTGTTCTTCTGGGTAAAACAGGAGCTGGGAAAAGATCAGCTAAAAACACAATCCTGGGACAGAGAGAGTTCAGATCTGAGATGAGAGTGCGTCCAGCAACCAGTGAATGTTCAGCAGCTCAGGCCACAGTTTCAGGCAGATCTGTGTCTGTAGTCGACACTCCTGGATTTTTTCACCCTTTTATAGACAATGAAGAGGTAATGATGGAGATCAGCAGAAGTGTGTATATCTCCAGCCCTGGACCTCACGCTTTCCTCATTGTGTTCAGTGTAAACATGAGATTCACTGAACAGGAGCTGCAGATTCCTCAGATGATGGTGAAGATGTTTGGTGAAGAAGTGCTGAAATACTCCATCATTCTCTTCACTCATGGAGATCTGCTGGAAGGGTGGTCAGTAGAGGAGTTCATTGAGAAGAACAATAGAGTAAGATCTTTAGTAGATCAGTGTGGAGGCAGATATCAGCTGCTGAACAACAGAGATGTGAATAACAGAGAGCAGGTGGAGGATCTACTGCAGAAGATTGACTCAATGATAGAGCAGAATAGAGGAGTACACTACAGTATCCAGATGTATGAAGACGCTCAGAGATTCAGACGAGAGGAAGAAAAGAGGAGACCAAGAGAAGAAATGGAGAGAAAACCACAAGAGGAAAACAAATACAAGAGGAGATTGAGAAAATGA
- the polr2f gene encoding DNA-directed RNA polymerases I, II, and III subunit RPABC2, with the protein MSDNEDNFDDGDFDDVEDEEPLDDLENVEDEDQENVQILPAGEGQQANQKRITTPYMTKYERARVLGTRALQIAMCAPVMVELEGETDPLQIAMKELKSRKIPIIIRRYLPDGSYEDWGCDELIITD; encoded by the exons ATGTCGGATAACGAGGACAA ttttgatgACGGAGATTTCGATGATGTTGAAGATGAAGAGCCTCTGGATGATCTGGAGAATGTGGAAGAT GAGGACCAAGAGAATGTTCAGATCCTGCCGGCAGGTGAAGggcagcaggccaatcagaagagaATCACCACGCCGTACATGACCAAATACGAGAGAGCGCGAGTGCTGGGAACACGAGCTCTGCAGATCGC GATGTGTGCGCCGGTGATGGTGGAGCTGGAGGGAGAGACGGATCCACTGCAGATCGCAATGAAAGAGCTCAA GAGCAGGAAAATCCCCATCATCATCCGCCGGTATCTGCCTGACGGGAGTTATGAGGACTGGGGCTGCGATGAACTCATCATTACTGACTGA
- the sox10 gene encoding transcription factor SOX-10, with the protein MSAEEHSMSEVEMSPGVSEDGHSMSPGHSSGAPGGADSPLPGQQSQMSGIGDDGAGVSGGVSVKSDEEDDRFPIGIREAVSQVLNGYDWTLVPMPVRVNSGSKSKPHVKRPMNAFMVWAQAARRKLADQYPHLHNAELSKTLGKLWRLLNETDKRPFIEEAERLRKQHKKDYPEYKYQPRRRKNGKPGSNSEADAHSEGEVSHSQSHYKSLHLEVAHGGAAGSPLADGHHPHATGQSHSPPTPPTTPKTELQGGKSGEGKREGGASRSGLGVGADGSSASSSASGKPHIDFGNVDIGEISHDVMANMEPFDVNEFDQYLPPNGHPQASATASAGSAASSYTYGISSALAAASGHSTAWLSKQQLPSQQHLGADGGKTQIKSETHFSGDTAASGSHVTYTPLTLPHYSSAFPSLASRAQFAEYAEHQASGSYYAHSSQASGLYSAFSYMGPSQRPLYTAIPDPGSVPQSHSPTHWEQPVYTTLSRP; encoded by the exons ATGTCGGCGGAGGAGCACAGCATGTCGGAGGTGGAAATGAGTCCTGGGGTGTCGGAAGACGGGCACTCCATGTCCCCTGGTCACTCGTCGGGCGCTCCCGGTGGCGCGGACTCCCCTCTGCCCGGTCAGCAGTCTCAGATGTCCGGGATCGGGGATGATGGAGCCGGTGTCTCCGGCGGGGTGTCGGTGAAGTCCGACGAGGAGGATGACCGGTTCCCTATCGGCATCCGCGAGGCGGTCAGTCAGGTGCTGAACGGGTACGACTGGACGCTCGTGCCCATGCCCGTGCGCGTGAACTCGGGCAGCAAGAGCAAACCGCACGTCAAGCGGCCGATGAACGCTTTCATGGTGTGGGCGCAGGCCGCGCGCAGGAAACTGGCGGATCAATATCCGCACCTGCACAACGCCGAGCTCAGCAAAACACTGGGGAAGCTGTGGAG ACTGCTGAACGAGACGGATAAGCGGCCGTTTATCGAGGAGGCCGAGCGCTTGAGGAAGCAGCATAAGAAAGATTATCCCGAGTACAAGTACCAGCCACGTCGACGCAAGAACGGCAAACCGGGATCCAACTCAGAGGCCGACGCCCACTCCGAGGGCGAGGTCAGCCACAGCCAATCGCATTACAAGAGCCTGCACCTGGAGGTGGCGCACGGCGGGGCTGCAGGGTCGCCACTGGCTGACGGACACCACCCTCACGCTACAG GTCAGAGTCACAGCCCTCCGACGCCCCCTACTACACCCAAGACGGAACTGCAGGGAGGAAAATCAGGCGAGGGCAAGCGTGAGGGCGGAGCCTCTCGGAGTGGACTGGGGGTGGGAGCAGACGGAAGCTCCGCCTCCTCGTCTGCCAGCGGGAAACCGCACATCGACTTCGGTAACGTGGACATTGGTGAAATCAGCCATGACGTGATGGCCAACATGGAGCCGTTCGACGTGAATGAGTTCGACCAGTATCTCCCACCCAATGGCCACCCGCAGGCGTCCGCCACTGCCAGCGCAGGATCCGCAGCTTCATCGTACACATACGGAATCTCCAGCGCGCTAGCGGCTGCTAGTGGCCACTCCACCGCATGGCTGTCCAAGCAGCAGCTGCCATCCCAGCAGCATTTGGGCGCAGATGGCGGGAAAACGCAGATAAAGAGTGAAACGCACTTCTCCGGGGATACAGCGGCAAGCGGTTCACATGTCACATACACACCGCTAACACTGCCACACTACAGCTCCGCCTTCCCCTCGCTGGCATCCCGCGCACAGTTCGCAGAATATGCCGAGCACCAGGCCTCGGGATCCTACTACGCCCACTCCAGCCAGGCCTCAGGCCTCTACTCCGCCTTCTCCTACATGGGCCCCTCGCAGCGCCCCCTGTACACCGCCATTCCGGATCCAGGCTCCGTGCCTCAGTCGCACAGCCCCACGCACTGGGAGCAGCCCGTATACACCACACTGTCTCGACCGTGA